A window of the Hippoglossus stenolepis isolate QCI-W04-F060 chromosome 8, HSTE1.2, whole genome shotgun sequence genome harbors these coding sequences:
- the zgc:91890 gene encoding solute carrier family 52, riboflavin transporter, member 3-B has translation MSLLTHVLACLFGMGSWVAINGMWVELPLIVPGIPEGWYLPSYLTVLIQMANIGPLFITLMHRFRPGVLDERPVIYCIVGLGIIATFLLAFFWRHTVTIGGSLHSVPLLVLSFLLSVVDCTSSVTFLPFMMRLRPQYLTTYFAGEGLSGLVPALVALIQGVGVVQCQNASLAVGANKTADNSELQAIYLPAKFSAQVFFIFLSVMMVVSLAAFILLNHHPAVARERMNDLYFSEDLGVGKREQGLSLHAQTPEQKPMISPLEAVGRVPRSTFGRGTYSNLQLVFIFVVLAWVNALTNAVLPSVQSYSCLPYGNKAYHLAATMAAVANPVACFIAMFMPIRSLIFMGFLTMFGTGFGAYIMAMAALSPCPLLVHSASGTVVIVLTWILFVLSLSYVKVIIGVILRDEGHSALVWCGAVVQLGSMVGAVSMFPLVSTYGLFKSGDACNTKCPL, from the exons ATGTCACTGCTCACCCACGTGCTGGCATGTCTGTTTGGTATGGGCTCCTGGGTGGCCATCAATGGGATGTGGGTGGAGCTCCCCCTCATTGTACCAGGGATCCCAGAGGGGTGGTACTTGCCATCGTACCTAACAGTCCTAATCCAGATGGCCAACATCGGCCCTCTCTTCATCACCCTGATGCACCGCTTCCGTCCAGGGGTTCTAGATGAGCGACCGGTCATCTATTGCATTGTGGGGTTGGGGATCATTGCTACATTCCTGCTGGCTTTCTTTTGGAGGCACACAGTGACAATAGGGGGCTCTCTGCACAGTGTTCCCCTGCTGGTGCTAAGTTTCCTGCTCTCTGTAGTAGACTGCACCTCCTCTGTTACTTTCCTGCCTTTTATGATGCGGCTGCGTCCACAGTACCTCACCACTTACTTTGCAGGTGAGGGCCTCAGTGGTCTAGTGCCTGCACTGGTTGCTCTGATTCAAGGTGTGGGTGTGGTCCAATGTCAGAATGCCTCTTTGGCTGTTGGGGCCAACAAAACAGCTGATAATTCAGAGCTACAAGCCATTTACCTGCCGGCTAAGTTTTCTGCCCAGgtctttttcatcttcctcaGTGTTATGATGGTCGTGTCCCTGGCAGCCTTCATCTTACTCAACCATCACCCAGCTGTTGCTCGGGAGAGAATGAATGACCTCTACTTCAGTGAGGATCTGGGTGTGGGGAAGAGAGAACAAGGCCTGTCTCTGCATGCTCAAACACCAGAGCAGAAGCCCATGATCAGTCCCCTGGAGGCGGTCGGAAGGGTACCCAGGAGCACTTTTGGGAGGGGGACATACAGCAACCTCCAGTTGGTGTTCATCTTTGTGGTGCTGGCCTGGGTCAATGCTCTGACCAATGCAGTGCTGCCCTCAGTGCAGTCCTACTCCTGTCTGCCTTACGGGAACAAGGCCTATCACCTAGCTGCCACCATGGCAGCTGTCGCTAACCCAGTGGCCTGCTTCATTGCCATGTTTATGCCAATTAG ATCTCTCATCTTCATGGGGTTCTTGACCATGTTTGGGACTGGATTTGGAGCCTACATCATGGCCATGGCTGCTCTTAGTccctgccccctgctggtccaCAGTGCTTCTGGAACTGTGGTCATA GTGCTGACATGGATCCTGTTTGTCCTGTCCTTGTCCTACGTGAAGGTCATCATTGGGGTGATTCTGCGGGATGAAGGCCACAGTGCCCTAGTGTGGTGTGGAGCAGTAGTGCAGTTGGGCTCCATGGTTGGGGCAGTATCCATGTTCCCATTGGTCAGCACCTATGGACTTTTCAAGTCAGGTGATGCTTGCAACACTAAATGTCCACTGTAG